TATGGTGCAGGATGAAGCTTTGCTGAACAGGTACTTGGACACGATTTACACTCAAACGATTCATATCACCAGGCTGGTAGATGATATATTGGCGTTAAGCCGCCTGGAAAGCGGCAATATCACCGTGGAAAAACTGCCGATGGACTTGATTGCCCTGGCCCAGGGTGTGGTCATATCCATGGAGGCAATGGCCGGCAGCAAGAATACCTCAATTCTGTTCGAGAAGAAAGCAGAAAACGCGGTCGTGCTCGGTGATGTTGACCGAATGGAACAGATTATCAGGAATTTGCTGAGGAACGCTGTCCGGGCCACCGAGAACGGTACCGTCGGGGTTGGGGTGGAGGTCCGTCAGGGTGAAGTTGTACTGACCATTGAGGATGACGGTATTGGTATAGCCCCCGAAGACCTGCCGCACATTTGGGACAGGTTTTACCAGGTGAAGAACCAGCGCGGCGGTTACCCGCAGGAAAAAGGGAGCGGCCTGGGGCTGGTGATTGTGAAAAAGCTGGTTCAGTTACAAGGCGGCAGCATAGATGTCACGAGTCAATTGGGGAAGGGGACGACTTTTAACATAAATTTCCCATCTTATAACCCGGAATAACTGATCAGGTGGGGTCGGACCCTTTTAGTTATTAAAAATCATTAGCTCAAATTTATTTACATGGATATAAGCTGATCCGGCTATATAAGCATAAATGGCATACTGATCATGAAAAACACAATGAGTAGTGACGTAAAACCCGGATTTTTTAATACTACTCCAATGCGGGCCAATGTTTGCGGTACTGTTCCGTTATATGGAAGATTGAATGTGAAATTGAATAGATTACTATGCCGGTTGGGGTGAAGAATCGCCTTAACCGGTGTTTTTATTTTTCAATTAAGAAGCATTATCAATAAAAACTTAATAAAAATTGATAATAATTTATTGTAAAACAATAAATTACGTGTTAAGATCAAATTAACAATAAATAAGTGAGGTGCTTTTTATGGAACGAGAAACGCTCTTTTTAAAGGTGGTTGTTATTCTTATCGGAATTCCGATTCTTGGTTTATGTATATTTGGAGTGCCTTCGATAGCTAATGAAGCAGCGGAACATTATCCAGCTTATTTGCTATATCCCGTTTTAATCGGTATGTATGCAGCGGCGGTCCCATTTCTTTTTGCTCTGTATCGGACTTTAAAACTTTTAATCTATATTGACAAGAACAAAGCTTTCTCGGAAGTATCTATAAAGGCTTTAAAAGATATAAAATACTGTGCAGTTACAATCAGTATTTTATATGCAGGACTCATACCACTCTTATTTCCCATGGCGCAGGCAGACGATGCTCCAGGTATCGTAGCACTTGGATTGGTCATTACTTTTGCTTCAATTGTGATCGCAGTCTTTGCTGCTGTTCTTCAAAAACTATTAAAAAATGCCATAGACATAAAATCAGAAAACGATTTAACGGTCTGAGGTGAATAACATGGCGATTATAATCAATATTGATGTAATGTTGGCTAAAAGAAAGATGAGCGTAACAGAACTTTCGGAGAGGGTTGGAATAACAATGGCTAACCTGTCTATATTAAAAAATGGAAAGGCAAAAGCAATTCGCTTATCAACTTTAGAGGCGATCTGTAAGGCTTTGGAATGTCAACCCGGAGATATTTTAGAATATAAAAGTGAAACCAAAACCAAATAACATTTAAGCGCGGAGGGCAAAAACCTTCCTAATGCCTTGCTAGGCGCATCTTCATTAGCCCAAGCGCCATTAATACGACAATATATTGAGGTATATATGAGAATAAAATTAATCTCCCCCAAAATGACATTAAGGCCGATGGACTCTGAGTTTAAAAGGGTTATGTCACCTTCCATTGCCTTATTAATCTTAGCTGCGTTAACTCCCAATGAACATGAAGTGTATATAGAAGATGAAAACGTCTGTAAGTTGAACTTAGAGGACAAGCCTGATTTGGTTGGAATTAGCGTAAACGTGGACACCTCTAAGCGGGCCTACGAAATCTCTAAATATTATCGCAAGCAGGGAATTAAGGTTATTTTAGGCGGGATTCACGTTAGTGCCAATCCGGATGAGGCCTTAGCTTCCGCTGACTCAGTTTGCATTGGGGAAGCGGAGGAGTTATGGGAACAAGTTTTAGCAGATGCCCAAACAGGCGATTTAAAGAAGAAATATTATAATGATAAGCCCACTAATCTAGCCAATACACCTATTCCCAAATGGAGTTTAATTAACCAATCAAAGTATTTGTACACCAACGTTGTGGTAACTAGTAGGGGATGTCCCTTCCGATGCGAGTTTTGTTATAATAGTTGTGAATACGTTCATAACAAGTTTAGAAATCGCCCCATGGCAAACGTTATTGAAGAAGTCAAAGCTTTGGGTACTAAACAGGTCATGTTTGTTGATGACAATTTTATTGGAAATATTAGCTGGACAACGGAATTCCTAAAACAAATTAAGCCACTTAATCTGAAATGGCATGCGGCAGTTTCAGTTAACTTAGTTCAGCACCTCGACCTCTTAGATGCAATGAAGGACTCGGGATGTGAAAGTCTATTCATTGGCTTTGAGACGATTAATCAAGCTTCCATTGAAAGCGTAGGTAAATACCAAAACAATATCGAGAGTTACGAAAAACTAATCCGGGAGATACATTCCAGGGGCATAATGGTCAATGCCAGTTTAGTATTTGGTTTTGATGCTGATGAACATACCGTATTTGAGGAGACGTTGAATTGGCTTGTTAAAAATAAAATAGAGACGATGACAGCCCATATTTTGACTCCGTACCCGGGAACTAAGATTTATCAAAGATTGAAATCCGAAAGCCGCATAATTGATTATGAGCCAACCCACTATAACACATCTTACTCAGTCTTCTTACCCAATAAAATGACCCGGCGACAACTTTATGAAGGTTATCTAAAAATATATAAGGACTTCTATTCAATTAAAAATATTATTAAAAGACTCCCCAATGAACGGAACCAGAGAGTTCCTTATTTATTATTTAATCTTTTCTATCGCAAATTCGGGAAGGTAGTATCAAAAATTGCAAAAATTGGCTTGATGAATTATTTAGGCAAATTAGCGCGAAGATTATCCTATGGTATTGATTAAGCGGGGATATTTAAACCCTTCGCTATTGGAATATTGTTAGCGATATTATGAAAGCCTCTCGTAATATCGCTTTGGTTTTCCGGAGAGCGATATACACAATATCAGGCTAAGGATATAAATATTTTGATTAGATAACCTTTCAATAGCTTACATGTATATTCAGCCAAACCACAGGACAGCGCAACCCGGTGTTCTGACGAAACAACGGTTTCCAACAACCTCCTCCGGGCAAATCGTTTGCGCAACTCTGCGGTACGCACGGTAACCGTTTCATCGGTCAAACTTTATAATATCTTCCGCGCTTGAATAACAAGACTAAGGTTATCCCTTTTATAATACCATAGTGATTTCTCGCTTTCGCCTGGCCTCTAAAAGGTGATTGTGAAGAGGGTTCCCATACCGGTGTTCTGAGCTTCAATTCTGCCGCGGTGCTGCTCAATAACTGACTTTACAATGGAAAGCCCTATACCGTACTTACCCCCGCTACCTTTGTAAAAACGGTCAAAAATATGCGGCAGATCTTGGTTCGATATGCCTTCACCATCATCGGCTACCGCAATGGTTATCCTGCCGTTGGCCTGACGACATGCAAGTATGATTTCGGTTCTTGCATATCTGATTGCGTTCGATATGAGATTGGAAAAGGCGCGGGATATGTGCTTTTCGTCGCAGCACATATTTACCGGCTGATCATCAAACTCAAAAACGAATTGGATATTTCGCTCCGCTGCCAAGCTTCTTTGACGCTCCACACAGTTGGAGAGCAGCTCGCGCAAATCATATTCCTCAATTTTACTGTCTGTCGTTATGCTGTCGATACGCGAGAGGTAAAGCAAATCCTCAACCATCTTTCTTAGCCGATCGGTTTCGCTTATGATCACCCTGCTTGATTTTTCGGGGTCCAGAATCCTCTGCTTGATGCCTTCAGCATTGCACTTGATGGCTTGCAGCGGAGTTCTAAGCTCGTGCGATACATTTTGAAAGAATTGTTTCTGTTCCTTGTCGTAGGCATCAAGCTGGACCGCCGCTTTGTTCATGCTCTCGGCCAGCTCCGCCAGCTCTATATCGCTATAATCAAAGGTGTTCCTCGAAAAATTCCCTTTGCCGATTCGCACGGCGAACCGCGTAAGCTCCCTAACGGGTTTGGCAATTAAACCGGACAAAAAGATAGAGATCGTCGCAGCCAGAATCCCGGCTATACCCATAACTGCCAGAAGCACAATATTGATACGGCCCGCAAAGGATTTGATCGCCGTCATATCTATATAGTACACCAAATAGGATACGCCGCCCAACGGGTTTGGCGGCATTTTCGCCGACATAAAATAGTACTCCCGTTCGGAGGCTTTTACCCGTGTGATTTGGTTGCTTTGCAGGTTTACTTGCTCATGCTTCAGCTGTGCGGCTAAAGCATTTATTTCATCATAATTCCGCATAAAAGACATGCTCGAATTGGGGAAGATGAGTTCATAGCTATCCGAGACAACCATTACCTCGGCCTTGTCCGCTGGGCCTCCCGGCAGCCTTCGCATATCGGGGATGAATTCAGGCCCCGGCACTGGCGGAGGTTGCCCGCCCGGCGTGAGTTTTGGCGGGATCGCTCCATCATGCACCAGTTGCCTTGCATCTTTAAGTTGCTCGTTTACACTGTTCTTGATATATTCTCCTACCAGCAGGTTAAAAACGGCCAGGACCATTAAAAAAATAGCTGCGATAAGTGACAGCATTATAACGAATATCCTTGTGCGGATGCTTATCTTACGCCCGCTGATGTTACTCACCGGCTTCACGCTCCTTGAGGCGAAAGCCAAAGCCCCATACCGTGTCGATCACCGTCCTACTGCCCGATAGTTTCTTGCGCAACCTTCTCACGGCATCATCCGCCGCTCGGGTTTCCACCTCGCTATTGTAGCCCCATATTTTACTGAGCAGCTCGTCCCTAGATATTGCCCTGTCTTTGTTTTCGATGAGGTAGCATAAGAGACTGTACTCGTTTGGCGTAAGCTCCAATGGAGCACCGCCGAGCACCGCGGTCTTGTGGTTCAAGTTGATTTGAATGTCGGCATAGGCAAGGACACTCGGAGAAGAATTGTCCTGACCTTTATCAAATTCTATCCTGCGAAAGATCGCCTTAACCCGCATAACCAGAGATAGAGCGGAAAAGGGCTTGGTAAAATAATCATCACTGCCGAGGTTTATCCCGGTAGCGTAATCTATGTCGCTATCACGTGCTGTGAGCATGATTATGGGTACCGTGTTTATTCCGCGCAATTTTGAACATATAGTAAAACCGTTGGATCCCGGCATCATAACGTCAAGAATTACAAGATCGCATGGATCTTCTTTAAAAGCGGCAAGAAGCTTATCACCGTTTTCAAAAGCGGTGACACGGTACCCTTCACTTTCCAGAAAAGATTTAATCACGTCACGTATGCTTTGTTCGTCATCTGCAATATATATATCCTTAGGCATGGCTGCATTCCCCCCTACTTCTTTTCATTTTAAACAAAGTATTGGGAATTAGCCAGCTCTAATATCTTCTGCGTTTGAACAATAAGGCGATGGCTAGCCCCACTGCAATAAGCACCCCCGATACTGCCAGCAGCCCGGTTAATGCATTTCTGTCAATGGATGATTGCTGCGGCCTGCCCATACCCATGGGGCGATTACCGGCGGCACCTTCCGGCGGGCGCATCCCGCCAAACATTATTTGATCCTGGCTGCGGGCCATCATTTCGAGCATATCATCGGGAATGCCCAGTCCTTCGGCTTTTTTACGCAGCTCTTCGGTGAGTTCACCTGCCTGCCTGATTTCCTGTCCAAGCGTCTCTACGGCTTTCATGTCCACACCCTGCAGTGGCAGCGGCATCTCGCCGGGCTGTCTCTCTCCGTTTTCTTGCTTCCTTATATCAATATTCCCGCCGGACTGTTGACCGGGCGGCCCCGCGGCATGATTATCGGGCATTTCGCCCACAGGTGCGCCTCTACCCATGCCCGTTCCGTTGCCGTCATTGGTGGAAGGTATTTCCCCTCTGAGTTGCCTTTGGATTGAATCGGATACGTCGGCAGCAAGCTTCAGGATACCGGGGGTATTG
This genomic interval from Desulfoscipio sp. XC116 contains the following:
- a CDS encoding DUF2975 domain-containing protein gives rise to the protein MERETLFLKVVVILIGIPILGLCIFGVPSIANEAAEHYPAYLLYPVLIGMYAAAVPFLFALYRTLKLLIYIDKNKAFSEVSIKALKDIKYCAVTISILYAGLIPLLFPMAQADDAPGIVALGLVITFASIVIAVFAAVLQKLLKNAIDIKSENDLTV
- a CDS encoding helix-turn-helix transcriptional regulator; translation: MAIIINIDVMLAKRKMSVTELSERVGITMANLSILKNGKAKAIRLSTLEAICKALECQPGDILEYKSETKTK
- a CDS encoding radical SAM protein: MRIKLISPKMTLRPMDSEFKRVMSPSIALLILAALTPNEHEVYIEDENVCKLNLEDKPDLVGISVNVDTSKRAYEISKYYRKQGIKVILGGIHVSANPDEALASADSVCIGEAEELWEQVLADAQTGDLKKKYYNDKPTNLANTPIPKWSLINQSKYLYTNVVVTSRGCPFRCEFCYNSCEYVHNKFRNRPMANVIEEVKALGTKQVMFVDDNFIGNISWTTEFLKQIKPLNLKWHAAVSVNLVQHLDLLDAMKDSGCESLFIGFETINQASIESVGKYQNNIESYEKLIREIHSRGIMVNASLVFGFDADEHTVFEETLNWLVKNKIETMTAHILTPYPGTKIYQRLKSESRIIDYEPTHYNTSYSVFLPNKMTRRQLYEGYLKIYKDFYSIKNIIKRLPNERNQRVPYLLFNLFYRKFGKVVSKIAKIGLMNYLGKLARRLSYGID
- a CDS encoding HAMP domain-containing sensor histidine kinase — its product is MSNISGRKISIRTRIFVIMLSLIAAIFLMVLAVFNLLVGEYIKNSVNEQLKDARQLVHDGAIPPKLTPGGQPPPVPGPEFIPDMRRLPGGPADKAEVMVVSDSYELIFPNSSMSFMRNYDEINALAAQLKHEQVNLQSNQITRVKASEREYYFMSAKMPPNPLGGVSYLVYYIDMTAIKSFAGRINIVLLAVMGIAGILAATISIFLSGLIAKPVRELTRFAVRIGKGNFSRNTFDYSDIELAELAESMNKAAVQLDAYDKEQKQFFQNVSHELRTPLQAIKCNAEGIKQRILDPEKSSRVIISETDRLRKMVEDLLYLSRIDSITTDSKIEEYDLRELLSNCVERQRSLAAERNIQFVFEFDDQPVNMCCDEKHISRAFSNLISNAIRYARTEIILACRQANGRITIAVADDGEGISNQDLPHIFDRFYKGSGGKYGIGLSIVKSVIEQHRGRIEAQNTGMGTLFTITF
- a CDS encoding response regulator transcription factor; the encoded protein is MPKDIYIADDEQSIRDVIKSFLESEGYRVTAFENGDKLLAAFKEDPCDLVILDVMMPGSNGFTICSKLRGINTVPIIMLTARDSDIDYATGINLGSDDYFTKPFSALSLVMRVKAIFRRIEFDKGQDNSSPSVLAYADIQINLNHKTAVLGGAPLELTPNEYSLLCYLIENKDRAISRDELLSKIWGYNSEVETRAADDAVRRLRKKLSGSRTVIDTVWGFGFRLKEREAGE